The proteins below are encoded in one region of Oncorhynchus nerka isolate Pitt River linkage group LG15, Oner_Uvic_2.0, whole genome shotgun sequence:
- the LOC135560322 gene encoding zinc finger protein 665-like, whose translation MNPLSSEKETLIDEIEQSLFTLTVDNLRYLCERHGKDGSEIKGMNHRLLRRKVMEEMWDKTDSMKSEEQGMSWLVQLKEDIRRMLEDASGAQISPSKSNDDDAIDYDEECDKEDSDWLPSNGLKAEHLSSSQSDDDTADCDKDSDVEDKDWLASDGLEAESDPERHTPEQRVREDFQDKPPPPPSPRPESPGRAFPSSILLQSQKRVSVRLVDCRKTPGQSSHIIHKTTQTGEKPHSWSNAEQHKTLSGDRPGSHICDHCGKNFTTARSLQLHLQNLKRFSDTVTADKPHVCSECGKGFSQAYSLKIHWRTHTGEKPYVCYQCGKGFTESGTLKRHIRTHTGEKPFHCSRCGKDFIESGGLKKHIKRTHQGEEVVVPQTSVHTGEKPYHFSSDDCGMSFATSREQRLQQRKHTREKLRSTPNAKQRKEPLSGDGSHICDHCGKNFTTARSLKLHLQYLKRYRDNLTGEKPHVCSTCRKGFSEAGSLKRHLRTHTGEKPYVCHHCGKDYNDSGNLQKHIRTHTGEKPYHCSDCGKNFRVKISLKHHQEIVHTDHPHRCGQCKKSFITAERLESHIKTRHPPSDPLKNPHVCSECGRGFRYADNLKIHLRIHTGEKPYVCPRCGKDFTQSGLLQRHMRTHTGEKPYHCSVCGMKFRHTISLKQHHLKNHKGETLGPVRMHQGPLPCPHCGEKFSTKALLKDHIQKTHNSRVHCPQCDKTFSTKRNLLVHQRKHTGERPYLCPQCGKSFSLTGSLKLHLRIHAGEKPYCCTYCDKSFTSKSHCILHLRIHTGEKPYQCPDCGRRFRDGNVLKNHRRTHTGEKPFQCRLCDKAFAQLSSLKKHQETHRQTQPVSVPRLLIPTHHPIRSQSAFFYNSTLLGSQSAFFYNYTLLGSQSAFFYNSTLLGSQRAFFYNSTLLGSQSAFFRW comes from the exons ATGAATCCACTCAGTTCAGAGAAGGAAACGTTGATTGATGAAATTGAACAGAGTTTATTCACTTTAACCGTGGACAATTTACGCTACCTGTGTGAACGTCATGGCAAAGATGGATCTGAAATTAAAGGGATGAATCATCGCTTATTAAGGCGTAAAGTCATGGAGGAAATGTGGGACAAGACGGATTCAATGAAATCAGAGGAGCAGGGAATGTCTTGGTTAGTCCAACTGAAAGAGGACATCAGAAGGATGCTGGAGGATGCTAGTGGGGCACAAATTAGTCCCAGCAAGTCCAATGATGATGATGCTATCGACTATGACGAAGAATGCGACAAGGAGGACAGCGATTGGTTGCCTAGCAATGGACTGAAGGCGGAACACTTGAGTTCCAGCCAATCCGATGACGACACTGCAGACTGCGACAAAGACTCGGACGTGGAGGACAAGGATTGGTTGGCTAGCGATGGGCTGGAGGCAGAGTCAGATCCAGAGAGGCACACTCCAGAGCAGAGAGTTAGAGAG GATTTCCAGGACAAGCCTCCCCCGCCCCCCTCCCCTCGCCCAGAGTCCCCAGGTCGTGCCTTTCCCAGTAGTATCTTACTGCAGAGTCAGAAGAGGGTGTCTGTGCGGCTGGTCGACTGCAGGAAGACACCGGGGCAGAGTAGCCATATAATACACAAGACAACACAGACGGGAGAGAAACCCCACAGCTGGTCTAATGCTGAACAACACAAAACCCTCTCAGGAGACAGGCCTGGCTCCCATATCTGTGATCACTGTGGGAAGAATTTTACCACAGCAAGAAGTCTACAACTACACCTACAGAACCTGAAGAGATTCAGTGATACCGTCACTGCAGACAAACCACACGTGTGCTCTGAATGCGGAAAGGGATTCTCTCAGGCCTACAGTCTTAAGATACATTGGAGAACTCACACTGGGGAGAAACCGTACGTTTGTTATCAGTGTGGGAAGGGTTTCACTGAATCTGGAACCTTAAAGAGACACATCAGAACTCACACGGGAGAGAAACCTTTCCACTGCTCTCGTTGTGGGAAGGACTTTATTGAATCTGGAGGCTTGAAGAAACACATCAAAAGAACTCACCAAGGAGAGGAGGTCGTTGTCCCTCAGACGAGCGTCcatacaggagagaaaccttaccaTTTCTCCTCTGACGACTGTGGGATGAGCTTTGCTACCTCACGCGAACAGAGACTACAACAGAGAAAACACACAAGAGAGAAGCTTCGCAGCACACCTAATGCTAAGCAACGCAAGGAACCCCTCTCAGGAGATGGCTCCCATATCTGTGATCACTGTGGGAAGAATTTTACCACAGCAAGAAGTCTAAAACTACACCTACAGTACCTGAAGAGATACAGAGATAACTTGACTGGAGAGAAACCACACGTGTGCTCTACATGCAGAAAGGGATTCAGTGAGGCCGGCAGTCTTAAGAGACACCTGAGAACTCACACTGGGGAGAAACCGTACGTCTGCCATCATTGTGGGAAGGACTACAATGATTCTGGAAACTTACAGAAACACATCAGAACCCACACAGGTGAGAAACCTTACCACTGCTCGGATTGTGGGAAGAATTTCCGTGTAAAAATAAGCCTGAAACATCACCAGGAAATTGTTCACACAGACCACCCTCACCGCTGTGGTCAATGTAAGAAGAGTTTCATAACTGCAGAAAGACTGGAATCACACATTAAGACTCGACACCCGCCTAGTGATCCTCTGAAGAACCCACACGTGTGCTCTGAATGTGGAAGGGGATTCAGATATGCCGACAATCTTAAAATACACCTGAGAATCCATACTGGGGAGAAACCGTACGTCTGCCCTCGTTGCGGTAAGGATTTTACCCAATCAGGACTCTTACAGAGACACATGAGAACTCACACGGGAGAGAAACCCTATCACTGCTCAGTGTGCGGGATGAAGTTCCGTCATACAATCTCGTTAAAGCAGCACCACCTGAAGAACCACAAGGGGGAGACACTGGGTCCAGTCCGTATGCACCAAGGCCCTCTTCCATGCCCCCACTGTGGGGAGAAGTTCTCTACCAAGGCTCTTCTGAAGGATCACATTCAGAAGACCCACAACAGCCGTGTCCACTGCCCACAGTGCGACAAGACCTTCTCCACTAAACGTAATTTACTAGTCCACCAGAGGAAGCACACTGGAGAGAGGCCTTACCTTTGCcctcagtgtgggaagagtttctccCTGACAGGGAGTTTAAAACTTCATCTCCGGATTCATGCGGGTGAGAAACCTTACTGCTGTACTTACTGTGACAAGAGCTTCACAAGTAAGAGCCACTGCATTCTTCACCTGCGAatccacactggagagaaaccgtaCCAATGCCCTGACTGCGGGAGGAGGTTTCGTGATGGGAATGTCTTGAAAAACCACCGGCGGacccacacaggagagaaaccgttCCAGTGCCGCTTGTGTGATAAAGCCTTTGCTCAGTTGAGCAGTCTGAAGAAACATCAGGAGACACACAGGCAAACTCAGCCTGTCTCTGTCCCAAGACTCCTAATCCCTACCCACCACCCAATCA GATCCCAGAGTGCCTTCTTTTACAATTCCACCCTCCTGGGATCCCAGAGTGCCTTCTTTTACAATTACACCCTCCTAGGATCCCAGAGTGCCTTCTTTTACAATTCCACCCTCCTAGGATCCCAGCGTGCCTTCTTTTACAATTCCACCCTCCTAGGATCCCAGAGTGCCTTCTTTAGATGGTGA